The window ATCGTGATGAACGACACGACGAGCATCCCGAAGGTCGCCCTGCGCGCCATCGAGTTCTACGCGCACGAGTCGTGCGGGCAGTGCACGCCTTGCCGCAACGGCTCGAACGCCGTCCGCGCGCTGCTGACCCGGCTCGCCGCCGGCCACGGCTCCAGAGAGGACATTGACACCGTCCTCCGCTTGTGCCAGACGATTCGCGGCACGACTCTGTGCCCCACCGGCGAGGCGTTCGCGATGCCGATCCAGGCGATGGTCAAGAAGTTCCGAGGCGAGTTCGAAGCCCTCGTCGGCTGACGGGCGAGCGCTCGATCTCTCAGAAGGACCTCCTCATAGAAGGACACAGGAAGGAGAACAAAAAGATGTCGAACAAGCCGTTTGAAATCGTCCAGACATGCTGCACCGCGGGTGCGTACAAGGCCAAGCTCGCGATCCCGAACCTCCTGGTGAGATCGTTCATGGCGGGCCTCTTCATCGCCGTCGGCGCGGCGCTCGCGACGGTGTGCGGGACCGGGATCGCGACCCCGGGCCTCAAGTCGCTGATCGCCGGCTCGGTCTTCCCGGTCGGCCTCATCGCGATCGTCCTGACGGGCATGGAGCTGTTCACGGGCGACTGCATGCTCATGCCGGTCGCGGTGCTGAACAAGCGGACGACCTGGATGCGCATCCTCCTCGTGTGGGTGTTCGTCTACGTCGGGAACTTCGTCGGCTCGATCTTCTGGGCGTACCTGATGTCCGTGGGCCCGCTGTGCAAGGGCGGCGGGGCCATCCTCACGCCGGCCGGCGAGAACGCGAAGGCGATCGCGGAGAGCAAGGTGCTGCCGTACATCGCCGAGGGCGCGGCCGGCTGGTGGTCGGCGTTCATGAAGGGGATCGCGTGCAACCTGCTCGTCAACGTCGCCATCCTGCTGGCGTTCTCGTCCAAGAGCATGATCGGCAAGTTCTTCGGCATCTGGTTCCCGATCATGGCCTTCGTCGCCTCCGGCTTCGAGCACAGCGTGGCGAACATGTACTTCATCCCGGCGGGCATCTTCATGGGCGCGAACGTCACGTGGGCCCAGTTCGCCGTCTGGAACCTCGCGCCCGTGACGCTGGGCAACATCGTCGGCGGCATGGTGTTCATCGGCTTCGTCTACTACTACGTCTTCTGCAGGGAGATGCCCAAAGAGGCGTGAACCGTCGTGCCCAGCCTCTCGAACGAGCGGACCGAGCCGGCGGGGGCGATCGTCCTCGCCGGCGGCTCGAGCACCAGGTTGGGGTTCGACAAGCGATCGCTCTCCTTTGGGGGCGTGCCGCTCCTGGAGCACCTCTGCGCGGCGCTTCGGCCGCACTTCGATCAGCTCCTCGTCGGGGTCGACGAACCGGAACGGTGGGCGTACCTCGACGCGGAGATCGTCGTGGACGCTCGGCCCGGCGTGGGCCCGCTCATGGGGCTCGCCGGCTGCCTCGCTCGCGCGAGGAACGATCTCAACTTCGTGACCGCGTGCGACATCCCGCGGCCGCCCATGATTCTCGTCGGGCACCTGCTCCGGGCCGCCGCGACGCGTGACGGGGCGATCCCTGTCAACGCCGACGGCTACATCGAGCCGCTCTTCGGCGCGTACCGTCGCCGGCTGCTCCCCACGATCGAGCGCCTGCTCGATCGCGGAGAGCGCCAGGTGCGCAAGCTGTATGATGGGCACGACTTCGCGTTCGTCGAGCTCGCGCCGCTCGGGTTCGGCGCGCTGCCGAACATCAACACGCCCGA of the Pseudomonadota bacterium genome contains:
- a CDS encoding formate/nitrite transporter family protein, giving the protein MSNKPFEIVQTCCTAGAYKAKLAIPNLLVRSFMAGLFIAVGAALATVCGTGIATPGLKSLIAGSVFPVGLIAIVLTGMELFTGDCMLMPVAVLNKRTTWMRILLVWVFVYVGNFVGSIFWAYLMSVGPLCKGGGAILTPAGENAKAIAESKVLPYIAEGAAGWWSAFMKGIACNLLVNVAILLAFSSKSMIGKFFGIWFPIMAFVASGFEHSVANMYFIPAGIFMGANVTWAQFAVWNLAPVTLGNIVGGMVFIGFVYYYVFCREMPKEA
- a CDS encoding molybdenum cofactor guanylyltransferase, translated to MPSLSNERTEPAGAIVLAGGSSTRLGFDKRSLSFGGVPLLEHLCAALRPHFDQLLVGVDEPERWAYLDAEIVVDARPGVGPLMGLAGCLARARNDLNFVTACDIPRPPMILVGHLLRAAATRDGAIPVNADGYIEPLFGAYRRRLLPTIERLLDRGERQVRKLYDGHDFAFVELAPLGFGALPNINTPEDLEQLKALLGQTG